Proteins co-encoded in one Klebsiella michiganensis genomic window:
- the rhtB gene encoding homoserine transporter — translation MTFEWWFTYLLTTIILSLSPGSGAINTMTTAISHGYRGAAASITGLQTGLALHIVLVGVGLGALFSRSLLAFEVLKWAGVAYLIWLGIQQWRAAGALDLNTLATAQPRSKLFKRAVFVNLTNPKSIVFLAALFPQFIAPHQPQAMQYVVLGVTTVVVDIIVMIGYATLAKRIAAWIKGPHQMKALNRVFGSLFMLVGALLAGARQA, via the coding sequence ATGACCTTCGAGTGGTGGTTTACCTATCTGCTAACCACAATAATTCTTAGCCTTTCCCCCGGCTCCGGTGCCATCAATACCATGACCACCGCCATTAGCCACGGCTATCGCGGTGCGGCAGCGTCAATTACCGGGCTGCAAACCGGGCTGGCGCTGCATATTGTGCTAGTCGGCGTTGGGCTTGGGGCCTTGTTTTCACGCTCGCTGCTGGCCTTTGAAGTGCTGAAGTGGGCGGGGGTTGCCTATCTTATTTGGCTGGGGATCCAGCAATGGAGAGCCGCAGGCGCACTGGATTTAAACACCCTTGCCACGGCGCAGCCGCGCAGCAAACTGTTTAAACGAGCAGTGTTTGTTAACCTGACAAACCCGAAAAGCATCGTGTTTCTGGCCGCCCTCTTCCCACAGTTTATCGCCCCACATCAGCCCCAGGCGATGCAGTACGTCGTGCTCGGTGTGACAACGGTAGTCGTCGATATCATCGTGATGATTGGCTACGCGACCCTGGCCAAACGGATTGCCGCCTGGATTAAGGGGCCGCACCAGATGAAAGCCTTGAACCGGGTCTTTGGCTCGCTGTTTATGCTGGTTGGCGCGCTGCTTGCCGGCGCGCGCCAGGCCTGA
- a CDS encoding threonine transporter: protein MLMLFLTVALVHIVALMSPGPDFFFVSQTAVSRSRKEAMMGVLGITAGVMVWAGVALLGLHLILEKMAWLHNIIMVGGGLYLCWMGYQMLRGAFKKETTGEEAPKVELASGGKSFVKGLLTNLANPKAIIYFGSVFSLFVGDNVGSAERWGLFVLIAIETFAWFTIVASLFALPKMRRGYQRLAKWIDGMAGALFTGFGIHLIISR from the coding sequence ATGTTAATGCTATTTCTGACCGTGGCGCTGGTGCACATCGTTGCCCTGATGAGCCCGGGTCCTGACTTTTTCTTTGTTTCCCAGACAGCCGTAAGCCGCTCTCGCAAAGAGGCGATGATGGGCGTGCTGGGCATTACCGCTGGCGTTATGGTTTGGGCGGGCGTGGCGCTACTTGGCCTGCACCTGATCCTCGAAAAAATGGCCTGGCTGCATAACATCATCATGGTCGGCGGCGGGCTGTATCTTTGCTGGATGGGCTATCAGATGCTGCGCGGCGCATTCAAGAAAGAAACTACAGGCGAAGAAGCCCCGAAAGTCGAGCTGGCGAGCGGCGGGAAGAGCTTTGTGAAAGGGCTGCTGACGAACCTGGCTAACCCGAAAGCGATTATCTACTTCGGCAGCGTGTTCTCGCTGTTTGTTGGCGACAACGTTGGCAGCGCTGAGCGCTGGGGCCTGTTTGTGCTGATCGCGATTGAAACCTTCGCCTGGTTCACTATTGTGGCGAGCCTGTTCGCATTACCAAAAATGCGCCGCGGCTATCAGCGCCTCGCCAAATGGATCGACGGTATGGCGGGCGCTCTGTTCACCGGATTTGGTATTCACCTGATCATCTCCCGATAA